aaaacttTGTCTTTGGACGTTGATAgatatttttgaacataagccaGAGGTGAGGGAATATTAATTGGTAAGTGAGGTCCATATGTATTATATCCTGGCAACAGTGTTCCAGTAAATGGTTTTTGTGACCAACCAATGTTTACTTCTACTACATTTTGTACAAGAGAATCGCCTATTGCATGTTCAGGGAGCGACATAATTGGTATTTCAATTTGATTAGGAATAATAATTGGTACATAACCATTATGTATACTTTGATCACAATCTCCATCTGAATCTGAAAAATCAGATTCTCCAACATTTTGTGAAGTTTTGGGCTTCCAAGTACGATCAGCATCTGAATCATCTCCACTCTCACATTCAAAATCTGAATCACTTAATGTAGCCATCAGTTCAATAAAACTTGTACTTAACTTCGCACGAcgcatagttaatatttaaattaaaattcaataaaatcaaaaaatatttaaaattattatgacacCTACTTAACACATAAGCCGAACACGCACTAATGTGTAGGTCAACGATACGACGTTATTTCGCGTGAATGGTGAACAACAACTAAcgtctaataaataaattaaaaactcgtaagattttaatttaagtctataTGTATTACGATAAGATATGTTAAATACGAGTTATTTATAACCATCGGAAATTGACTATATTTGGACTGTATaaatgagaaattaaaaaaaaaaaaatatgtactaaattataaattgtggaATTATTCTGATTGGTTATCGGTAACATGTTTATCATTAACATTAACATGTTTATCATTACgcaaaaagtttaattattttttttttatagagataaatttttataaattaataataaacaaataaacgaaTTTACACAGTATACCACCCTCGACGAAACCGTTTGATGAACCTATGTGTACCACAATCAATAGTTTCCCTTTATCTGTTGGATTTTTGGGTCCCGTAGTCAGTCCTTTCAAAAAATCATCTCGACTCGATGTTACAGTTTTGTCGACCCACACTTTGTTTGCACATTCACCTGCATTGACCCACATCTCATCGagataataaattgtttgaccTTCACTTCTATAGAGCCTTATATTTCTAATGAAATTCCTGCGCCTCATTATAAGATCTTCTCTTTCTGTTAGTGCACTATTACGCTGTCTTTTAgtgaattcaaaatttaaatttcccaACAGCCGATACAAACCAGTATGAAACAGAGTTGGAAGACTCGAATCTTCGTTAATGGCAACCAACACTTTATTTAACGTAGGTATTTCATGCCTGTACCAGAATCCATGTATTTTTAGACGAATAGCATTCTTATTGAAATCGTCAATTTTCTCGATGATGGTAAATcttgctttttttttgttaggtgAACAAACTACTCTGTTGCCGCCGCaagataacaacaatattatttatatagttaattattactGGTCATCGAAGACAGCTGGTCATACATACCaccttatttgtattgttttattttcctaatattgaagatatcatcatcgtcatcctCACAGGATTTATCATTACTTGACTTTCTACCATTATCACCTTCACTCTGCAGTTCCTCATTATAATGATCATTCGCTACTTTAGTATCCTTGAATACAGATGTTATTTTCGACTGTTTTACAGACCCTGCTTTAGTCAGTTTGCGGATTCTTTCAAGATACTTTTTCTTCTGCATTTCTGCTTCACTCCTTGAAATGGAATCCTCAATCGTTGTGTCATCTACTTTTATCCTCACACTTCTGCTCTCCATCAAGCTCAGATGTGATAGGTCATTTCCCTGATTGACATCCCGTCTTTTACCACCCATCGCACTTCTGCTGAAAGCAGAACTTGTCTGTAATTCTCGGGCAGTACTTTTAGGCAACAAGAACTTTCTATCTGCCTTTGATCTACTCCGAGTTTCAACATAGCTCTCTATAAGTGGCTTTGACGATCTTTCATATGTAGCTCCATAATGTTATTCTGTAGGGGGTAAGCTTAGTAACATATCCTTCATACTCCTGATCTCCTCTTCTTGAGCACGTATTTGACCAGCCATAGCTTTCAACATCGACTTCATGCTGTCCCTATCTGCCATTAAATCTCTGATAACCGCAGTGTAGTCAGGTGGATGAGATACAGTAGATGGTGCAATATTCCCAGAATTCACTGTGACATTGACATCCTTTCCTCGGGAATCTTTACTTATAGCAGTTAATCCTGTCTTAGATGTATATGAATGTGGTTTCTGAGAGCATTCTTTGTTGAGCTGTTCGTGTGGTGTTGTCGCAGACGACTCTATCTCACATAACAACTCTTTTGCATCGGATATGACTTTTTTGAAATCTAAATTGCCTTTTGAATCATGGCCCTTTCCCGGGGTATGACTTAAGTCATCAGTGCGAGTTCTGTGAGAATCCTTGCCTGACTCGGATTATTGAGGTGTTTCAAACCTAACTGATTTGATTCCTGGCTTTGTCGGATTCTGATACTTCACTTCCATTTGTCTCACTCCAGAGTGATGATACTTGATATCTTTGGAATTTTTCCCTCGTTGATTTGAGGGATGTGGGAGCACTTTATCTTTTATTCGCTGAATCAAATTCTTCCCTTTATCTGATGAGTCGTCCTAAGTAATAGGTACAAGAGGATCTCTTGAGCTAACATCAGATGTTACGTGGTCAGTTGGTGTTTCATCTATAGGAACATTCTCTTCACTAAGGACTGAGAGGTTGACTCCACCAGCCATATTCTGATTTATCAAATcgtctatattattgttttgaacatttttcacatcttttaattctttgaaaatgtttttctactttttcagTTAATTTACCCATTGGTGTAGCAGTTTCGtatattgttttgatattatttccgatatcaatcatattttccataaattttTTTGCTGCATTTTCACCTCTATAAATAACCACTTTTCTAGGAATCTTCAACTGTTTTACTAACTcttttggtataatatcatagtcgaCTCTTACATAAAACCCATAACTCATAATttcatgtaaatgtgtaatatatgtttttttttacatctctGAATGAATTCATCAGGTTTTTTAGGAGTTAAAATACATTCGAAGTCCGCATAAATAACAATTGGTAACCATggagtttttttataacttttaaaataaataaaatcatcatctccCTCTTCAAACATTATGGGTTTCCCTAATTGGTTCTTTCTACAATTATGTTGATGTTCAATCAATCCTTTCATACCCCAAAGTTTGCTTTTACACGGTTTGTTCCCAAAAGTAGTAAAACATCTTTTACAGATTATTAGCTTagtacaatttttagttttctgacttctaacgaatcttgaaaaattttttatataacagtaatgtgatgtttcatcattattgaacagaaaaagatcgaaatgttttttcctttcagtattacaaatatacaaaggaaaaatatgttttttatcatttaaactataaatattaattaatacatcgtttgtacgttcaatttttttcatctgactgattggtgttggaaaatcaatacatttaaaatctaaaccacttttctttttctaacattttaaaatatttcttattcaaaTAAGTTTTGATCGATCGATTATCAAACTTAgatagtattgaatatttaaaacatttagcaacgttattttttacatttataattgctcttttatcttttatatattcagGTAGATCTAGATACGTTCCTCCTCTGAGAGGATTCACTGTATTAATTCTCAATTGTAATACATCAATAGTTTTAAGGGACCACCCAGATCCTTTCGCTAAAAACTGGTCTTTCATTATCCTTcaacagatattatatacacaggaatgatatattttataatttattacaatatcattcgatatatttttataatataaaataataaataataacaaaataatttatttgtaaaaacaaattttatttcttgaaaaactgaatattatcaatatttgtctAATTGTTCATATAACTCACTAAGACCCTTCTGTATATTACTTTCACAAAGAAACGCTGTATAACTcgaatttttataatcatttatcattatttgtttttcgtcTTCTAATTTTGCTCTTGTCGTTTTCAATCTCGCTTTCAgaatctttatatttatatctctCAAGTTTTTTCTGAAAGTGACTTTGATTGCATCCATGCCGAGGTTGTTTTCGTTACGTTGTTGTAATATGGAGTTGATTTTTTCCCAGATAAGTGAcgactccatttttttttttttttttttagacattatctaatttactatataactCATTTAGCcctttttgattatttttcccacataaataacttatatagattaaatgtttatattcgtctattaaattctgtttttctgCGATCAGTCTTTTTCTGGTTTCTTTCAGCACcgctttttgtatttttattttaatatttttaatattacaatggaACATTTTTTCATCGATATCTTGAGCATGATAATTTTCTTTCTGCTGTTTCAATATTTGCCTGATTTGTTCGTGAATTAGTGATTTggcttccatttttttttcttttttttttttaaaaaattctggaaaaattatatagaatttgtaaactatctactagataaaaaaaaataatgcatattaatgacaataatttatttccaacatattcctacttttttatgttttttaactcttttatattaaaaatttgtatgtattaatcataatttattaatacttaagaaCTACAGTTTTCCTTAGGGATATAATTTTCGGTTATCTCtgtttttacaacatatttccAAGTTAAGACTACTCTTTCAGCTAATTTCCCTACGACTCCACCTCTGCTTCTTAATTTGTTGACCACTAGACCAATTCCAGTGGCTACTAAATGTTCGATAGTGATAGGTAGTTTTGAAAGTTTGTATAGACATTCATATATTTGATCGTTGTCACCGGCCTCAACAGCTCTCTTTCTAGCGTAGTGGTTAATCACTCTGActgacctatatatattatataaatgtttcttTAGTGAGGTTAGTTCatatataaatgcttatattattttatgtgagcacaatataatataagcatttatatcaaaataaaaattaaccatgGTGGCAGTCCATGTATAAACAATAGTTGtcaatgattatatttagtttGCATAAATTaacgaataatttaataataacgttaaagaaaaacaataaaatattagtagtatacatttgtatgttcacagtctaCTTTTTGTGTCACTacggtaatttcacaccgttcaagcgaggatgtcccccttggacacaataattttaccgtgtaaaaattatgaagaatttgtacactttttacacggtaatttcacaccgttcaagggaggatgtcccccttggacacaataattttaccgtgtaaaaattatgaagagttTGCACACTCAAAGTCAGTTTTGTCCAAATATTTACAGTGTACAtgctaaatggtttttttctaaaaaactgaaataataattactatattcgcatttttttttttttttttatttatttatgttggttgcactgtaatttatataattaataaatgtctgttcttttcaaaaatttatattctttaaagttataagttgatcattttttatattcagttaTTAATGATCCATCGTTTAGTCAAGTTGTGTctcattttactttattttctaaaagtttcattaaattgttttataagttattcaattttttcaaaaatgaattttcaaaaatgtcctAATGATTTTGAATCCTTAGTTTATCGTATACGAAGTAATCCGACTGTGGTTCATCCAAAATTTTCTTCGTTTTCATCAagatttaaaacattcaaattattccCGTCAAATACttctcaaaataaatatacattgtcCGAATGTGGCTTAAAATATTCAGGAGTGGATGATGTCGTGGAATGCTTTTGTTGCGGTCTTATTCTTCATAATTGGGAAAGGCTGGACGATCCATGGATTGAACATTGTAGATTCAGCCCAAGATGTTTATATGTGTTACTAATGAAGGGTAATCAGTATgttcaaaacatattaagtaaatattgtaagaCAGAACATATTTGTAATTGCGAAACTGGGTCATATGACACCGTTTgttaaccatttttttattatattatgttatagtaaataaaaataaatcctgatttttttttaaaacaacttatatgtgttattatttgatGTAATATCTCGTGAACGTATAGCCTAGTGGGTTAGTGCGTGTagtgataatttaaatgttttcaggtaacaggtaagtatatataattctCCCTCCACTGCATGCAGTAGTCGACTATGCTAtacgttcacattttttgcatttttttttttttttttatctatcagGTTTAGTATATAATACGCTCACAAAGTAAAAATGCTTTCAGTTCAAAGTATATCCTTCAtcggttatattatatcaaatttaaaaaaataataattacgtttatagtttgaaaggttttttaattattaaaaagaaaagaaccataaaataactttaattcgTTATGGGTCTACCGGTAATTGTGTCAAAATCAGTATTTGACATACGTCCATTTGGTAAGAAGAGTGTTACAGTCGGACTATTAATCACCAAGCAAATTTcgattattgtgttattagaatgcaagttaacgaaaaaaattattacattaaatttagaacAATGGTGTACGCTCatgtctgaatctaattacaTTTCAATTACTAACAACTTACATACCAGGTGTAGACGTGTAAGAATCACTGAGAACTTCACATATTCAATCAATGTGAAGCAGAGTTCAATAACCTTACATATAAATGATGATTATATTACACTCTCGCATATAGATTTCTGTAGACTTAAACAACTTCAGCATTGTGTAGACCTTTATATCGCAGAAAAACAGAAACGTTTACACAGTTTTCAAGCAACATTCGATGCAGCTTACGAACTGATTAAAAACGATGTCCGAGGTTTACCCATCAGCTGTCAGAGGAACGAATTCACAAACCAgtatattcaaaactatgattTACATCTACAAAACGATGACACTTcatttttgtatgaaatattacaatttcattttaacgcAATGTCTGACATGATTTTACAGGACttaatagtatgatataatacaaattcatttatatttatatattgtttatttattaaatacaaattatttttatatttatatattgtttatttatttagataaaaattattttatattacaccaATTATCATGCAGCTAATTTACTTCTTATAGTCCGACGTTCAGGGTCTTTCAATATTACGTCAAAGATGACCATGCAGGTCTCATTCAAACTGTTATTCACTGCCTGGTCTTTTGACTTATCAGAAGTCGTTATCTTGACAGTTGCCTCAGAGTGACGCCACCtgcaacataaattaattattcaatcagCTGAACAGTGAATAAaagtagattattattttttttttttcattataagtaaaaagtaaacaaaAGTATAGTATTTACCTCTCCTTTTGAggaacatttttaatgtttttacacTTGTAGTGTGTTATTGTCCAGTAGTCAGTCCCAATCTCTTCCGgattaaataaacttttaatggTAGCCAAACCATCTCCCTGTCTGAAAGTAATTGTGTTGAAGATTTCTTCGTCATAATCTTCCGCCCGCAATTTCTCTTCTAAGATTTCTCTGTAAGAtgaactcttaaaaaaaaaataaaaaaataaattcatgctATAATTGATCACCttagaatattagataaaaGTATTAAGatgataacttattatttatcttactgTTTTTgcctgtttattttttttggtatttttcttATCAATCGCTTTTTCAGCTCCTCTTTTGTAAGCCGTCTTAGTTTGTTTCGAAGTCGAAGGCTTCATTTTCATGTCTACGAATCCTTCAAAGTcgttctataaaaataaacttatagtattaaatttaatatattgatagattgttttttttcataaatgtatgaGTGGTTTACCGTAGAATTATAACTATagtgtaggttaggttaggttagattatgtaggtaatttattttgaaagaaCTCTACACGGTTTTGTTTGTCATACTAACGAGTGtacactttattattttacaaacagAAATATAACAATAGGTGTTTAGGACATCTAATTATCCTAAAGTCCATTATTGTTTTAACGAATTACATAAAAGCCAACCAGGCTTTTTTAAGGATGAATTAAAAGGAGTAATAattaaagaattcgtttcattaagaccgaaattatatgcgtacaaaactgtagacgtttttttaaatctaaaccacttttcctaacatttttattgcattagttttatttgaacGATTATCAAACTTATCCAGAATTGatgatataaaacatttattatccttcaacagattttattacaatatcattcgatatatttttataatataaaataataaataataacaaaataatttatttgtaaaaacaaattttatttcttgaaaaactgaatattatcaatatttgtctAATTGTTCATATAACTCACTAAGACCCTTCTGTATATTACTTTCACAAAGAAACGCTGTATAACTcgaatttttataatcatttatcattatttgtttttcgtcTTCTAATTTTGCTCTTGTCGTTTTCAATCTCGCTTTCAgaatctttatatttatatctctCAAGTTTTTTCTGAAAGTGACTTTGATTGCATCCATGCCGAGGTTGTTTTCGTTACGTTGTTGTAATATGGAGTTGATTTTTTCCCAGATAAGTGAcgactccattttttttttatatttagtaagaTTAATGTATGCAGTAAGATCCCATTGAGATGTTATGAGTTTCAAAGGTCCCCTGTTTTCGTAGTATAGACCAGAATGTTGTTTTAATGGTTCGTCAGCGTATCGAAAAGTTCCTGACGTGAATGGTATGATAAGTAGTATAAGTCTGAAAACCGTTTCAgcttattagttaaaatataattttaaaataaaattcagcttaatagtatttaatatacccGCTCCATTTCTTAGAAACTACTAATAAGAATtactataatgataaaaataaaaaaaattgataataaaataatattgtaattaatacaaaaaaatcccGCAACCctcataaataaattgataataaaatcttaatactaattgtatactataaatCATATTGGTGCGGGGAGAATatcctttttctttttttgtttcgCCCACACCGCTTCGTTAATGATATccctatgtattttatatagttgtaaAAACAGGCACCTTGTCCATTGGACATCGGCTCGGGGGTCATGAGCTTCAAGCCCCCCGTGAAAATAAAGATCGCTACACATAAGGGTATGTGCCTCGTTGAGTTTAAGCGATCGCCcgttttttctgtattttccTATCGGAATGGAAGCTATGGGTTGATTGTCCCCATAATCGGTTattagtaaaacaaaatttccGTCCATATGGAGATCCCACCCACGTAGTGAAAAAATGGGTTTGGTTATGTCAAGCAGCTGGAGGATTTGTTTATCTGTGCTACCCTCCCAGGTTAATATTGCGTCATATTTGTCTAGCTGTTGCTTAATTCGTGGTTGCGTAAGATTTGGTGAAACAGTGTGGTCTGAATCATAAAGTTGGGCAAGTACTGGATATAGTAAGTTAAGTTTGtccttaaatatatattgcaaGTGTTTCACTAGGTGTTTCCACTCTTGATCGGTTACGGCCCGATTTTCCTGTAAGTGTAATGCGCGCCCCTCTAATTTTGTAATGATACCTGGCTGGTATTGCCCCATGATGGCGCCCGATATTAGTATTAAGTGGTCTCGGTGGTAGCTGCAAAATTCGAAATCTACTGTCGCGTACTCGGGTATTTTACTGTAAGACAGAtcgattatataaataaagagGAAAGAGAAAAAACTTCATGCTTAACAACAGAAACCGTAttagttatattgttaatttaaatacgtACGTAATAGATATTTAGATCATTGACTGTTAGTGATTAacggagataaaaaaaaaattatagttttatgat
This genomic window from Metopolophium dirhodum isolate CAU chromosome 1, ASM1992520v1, whole genome shotgun sequence contains:
- the LOC132934130 gene encoding putative inhibitor of apoptosis yields the protein MDRSHYDGENLLIQYRRLKNFAMQAMYNRSSIRAVHRAEYLELLHCYWFACFYRIRSNPTVVHPKFSSFSSRFKTFKLFPSNTSQNKYTLSECGLKYSGVDDVVECFCCGLILHNWERLDDPWIEHCRFSPRCLYVLLMKGNQYVQNILSKYCKTEHICNCETGSYDTVC